From Bacteroidota bacterium, the proteins below share one genomic window:
- a CDS encoding DUF1223 domain-containing protein, giving the protein MTRIVRMLTVFFLLNLAATAQTSSFRSGFAVLELFTSESDANSPAGDAVFQEVIREARKAKQPVIGLAFHVDYWNKGSWKDPFSRNAFTFRQENYSRAFPQKELYTPQLIVNGRAQMTASSRDSVKAAIKR; this is encoded by the coding sequence ATGACACGGATTGTACGGATGCTCACGGTTTTTTTTCTGTTGAACCTGGCCGCGACAGCCCAGACAAGTTCGTTCAGGTCCGGATTCGCAGTATTGGAATTGTTTACATCCGAGAGCGATGCCAACAGCCCGGCAGGAGATGCGGTCTTTCAGGAAGTGATCCGTGAGGCGCGAAAGGCGAAACAACCGGTCATCGGCCTTGCTTTTCACGTCGATTACTGGAACAAGGGAAGTTGGAAGGATCCCTTCAGCCGCAACGCCTTTACTTTCCGGCAGGAGAATTATTCTCGGGCATTCCCGCAGAAGGAATTGTACACCCCGCAGTTGATTGTCAATGGCCGTGCGCAGATGACAGCCTCGTCACGCGATTCCGTCAAAGCCGCCATCAAGCGCTGA